In one window of Tellurirhabdus rosea DNA:
- a CDS encoding DUF7657 domain-containing protein, whose product MSKKKRVVPGPSAGKPTVKPEPVMQAATVAPAERTVALSAGRSFELIRFDTRLKWFLAVCVGLFVLFTLAKIHSVSIPAWNQIIPDGSDPKRGLLSGTPRSIRMDDYAVGTPWILSQVNKGLPLENETLGGEKAPILVAPTKHFSVAFRPEYWGFLFLPTEQGYAWVYNFRACLSIIGALLALLLLTRNNFWLSATGSLWLFLSSGTQSWTYIPTSLIASTSLIFVATVYVLFSTRTRPLLISALLLIWSLGYFALILYPPYQVPLAYVLAALLLGYLLNNIRQPELKTSLPLKAGALVLAVGAVAVVFLSYYADVKTTIEATMNTVYPGKRNELGGTGFIANWFSEYFSWQWSDSRFPKNWLNSCELAHYLTFAPIILPGLAVAFVRSRSVDWVLLLLGLFILVGYVWIEVGFPGWLAKATLWNMSPTRRTQIPFGIANVLLTVLYLHYLQTKSLKSGTAVTALSIAGVVAYFIYAAQVNIGDSDGFFRWHQLVVPVLFFAALGSLLLISWRPAYRQALFCGGIILFLLPNLKMNPVAKGLAPITDHQLYKSIQSLHQQEPKARWVVFGSQYISYLATATGVDLLSGVKFIPARTILKVLDPQMKRDSAYNRYAHTVYNTYIDGQKDTVIIQNTFEDGYQVLMDPCSPRFRQLNVKYIIFDRQPQPIETRCMKLVNSLGTIQIYRIND is encoded by the coding sequence ATGTCAAAAAAGAAACGAGTGGTTCCGGGGCCTTCCGCCGGAAAACCGACGGTTAAACCGGAGCCGGTCATGCAGGCGGCCACGGTCGCACCGGCCGAACGGACGGTTGCGTTGTCCGCCGGGCGGTCTTTTGAATTAATTCGCTTTGATACCCGGCTGAAATGGTTTCTGGCGGTCTGTGTGGGGTTGTTTGTGCTGTTTACGCTCGCCAAAATTCACTCGGTTTCCATTCCGGCCTGGAACCAGATCATCCCCGATGGCTCCGACCCGAAACGCGGCCTGCTTTCGGGAACGCCGCGCTCGATCCGCATGGACGATTATGCCGTGGGCACGCCCTGGATTCTTTCGCAGGTGAATAAGGGCCTGCCGCTGGAAAACGAAACACTCGGGGGCGAGAAGGCCCCGATTCTGGTGGCTCCGACCAAACACTTCAGTGTGGCATTCCGGCCCGAATACTGGGGCTTTCTTTTTCTTCCGACCGAACAGGGCTATGCCTGGGTCTATAACTTCCGGGCCTGCCTGTCCATCATCGGGGCGCTGCTGGCCCTGCTTCTGCTCACCCGGAACAACTTCTGGCTATCGGCAACGGGCAGTCTGTGGCTCTTCCTCTCGTCGGGCACCCAGTCCTGGACGTACATTCCCACCAGCCTGATCGCCAGTACCAGCCTGATCTTCGTAGCCACCGTTTACGTGCTGTTCAGCACCCGGACGAGGCCGCTGCTGATAAGTGCATTGTTGCTGATCTGGTCGCTGGGGTATTTTGCCCTTATTCTGTATCCACCCTACCAGGTGCCGCTGGCGTATGTGCTGGCGGCTCTGCTGCTGGGCTATCTGCTCAACAATATCCGGCAGCCGGAGCTGAAAACGAGTCTTCCGCTGAAAGCCGGGGCGCTGGTGCTGGCCGTGGGCGCCGTGGCGGTGGTGTTTCTCAGCTATTACGCGGACGTAAAGACAACCATCGAAGCCACGATGAATACCGTGTACCCCGGCAAACGCAACGAACTGGGTGGCACGGGCTTTATCGCCAACTGGTTTTCGGAATATTTCAGCTGGCAGTGGAGCGACAGCCGTTTTCCGAAAAACTGGCTGAACTCCTGCGAATTGGCGCATTATCTGACCTTCGCCCCCATCATCCTGCCCGGTCTGGCCGTTGCTTTTGTCCGGTCCCGGTCGGTGGACTGGGTGCTGTTGCTACTCGGCCTGTTCATTCTGGTCGGTTACGTCTGGATCGAGGTTGGTTTTCCGGGCTGGCTGGCGAAGGCGACCCTCTGGAACATGAGCCCGACGCGCCGGACCCAGATTCCCTTCGGCATCGCTAACGTTCTGCTGACGGTACTTTACCTGCATTATCTCCAGACGAAAAGCCTCAAATCGGGCACGGCAGTCACGGCGCTGAGCATCGCGGGCGTGGTGGCCTACTTCATCTACGCGGCGCAGGTCAACATCGGCGATTCCGACGGTTTTTTTCGCTGGCATCAGCTGGTGGTGCCGGTGCTATTCTTTGCGGCGCTGGGGTCGCTTCTGCTCATCAGCTGGCGACCGGCTTACCGGCAGGCCCTTTTCTGCGGCGGCATTATTCTTTTCCTGCTGCCTAATCTGAAGATGAATCCGGTCGCCAAGGGCCTGGCTCCCATTACCGACCACCAGTTGTACAAATCGATCCAGAGCCTTCACCAGCAGGAGCCGAAAGCCCGCTGGGTGGTTTTTGGCAGTCAGTACATTTCGTATCTGGCCACAGCCACGGGCGTAGACCTGCTGAGCGGCGTGAAGTTCATCCCGGCCCGGACTATTCTGAAAGTGCTCGACCCGCAGATGAAACGCGATTCGGCCTACAACCGCTACGCGCATACGGTCTACAACACCTACATCGACGGGCAGAAAGACACGGTCATCATTCAGAATACCTTTGAAGACGGCTATCAGGTGCTCATGGACCCGTGTTCGCCCCGGTTCAGGCAGCTCAACGTCAAATACATCATCTTCGACCGGCAGCCGCAGCCCATCGAGACGCGGTGCATGAAGCTGGTGAATTCGCTCGGAACCATTCAGATTTACCGGATAAACGATTAG
- a CDS encoding lysylphosphatidylglycerol synthase transmembrane domain-containing protein: MAGYARKIIIGLLSAGLLWYVLKDVAFAELSQQFRRARYGWLLLVGLSMLLTYGLRALRWRLLLQSAGHHPPVFRATVAILAGTLAGLAFPGAGELTRCETLRRTDRVPLALSLGSVVAERVVDLLMLGALVGLTLLLEFARLWTYFADTVGERLLRFWYVLPLTALLLAGGWQLLRRLLRPSPPPAAQPSRVQNAVRGLNEGLRTVRQLRQPGLFWGLSALGYGLAFLTTYAAFLTSPLLRSLTPLAALTVLALTSLGGLAVPTQGGVGTYHALASVGLRFYGFSLTDSVTAATFLHAIIVGTALLFSLGGFLLAPVLALRHKASHISVTDA, encoded by the coding sequence ATGGCCGGTTACGCAAGAAAAATAATCATTGGTCTGCTGAGTGCAGGGCTGCTTTGGTACGTGCTCAAAGACGTGGCCTTTGCGGAACTGTCCCAGCAATTCCGACGGGCCCGGTATGGCTGGCTGCTTCTGGTCGGACTCTCGATGCTGCTCACCTACGGGCTGCGGGCGTTGCGCTGGCGGCTCCTGCTGCAAAGTGCGGGCCACCATCCGCCGGTTTTCCGGGCGACCGTTGCCATTCTGGCCGGAACGCTGGCCGGACTGGCCTTTCCCGGCGCCGGTGAGCTGACCCGCTGTGAAACGCTCCGGCGCACGGACCGCGTCCCGCTGGCGCTTAGCCTCGGGTCGGTGGTGGCCGAGCGGGTGGTCGATCTGCTGATGCTGGGGGCGCTGGTCGGGCTGACGCTGCTGCTCGAATTCGCGCGCCTCTGGACGTACTTCGCCGATACGGTCGGCGAACGGCTGCTCCGGTTCTGGTACGTTCTGCCGCTGACGGCTCTCCTGCTGGCGGGCGGATGGCAGCTGCTCCGCCGGCTTCTTCGCCCATCACCTCCTCCGGCAGCGCAGCCGTCGCGGGTGCAAAACGCCGTTCGGGGCTTGAACGAGGGCCTGCGGACGGTCCGGCAGCTCCGGCAACCGGGTCTTTTCTGGGGCCTGAGCGCGCTGGGTTACGGACTGGCTTTTCTGACCACCTACGCCGCCTTTCTGACCAGCCCGCTGCTCCGTTCCCTGACTCCACTGGCCGCCCTGACCGTTCTGGCGCTGACTTCTCTGGGCGGGCTGGCCGTCCCCACACAGGGAGGCGTCGGCACCTACCACGCGCTGGCGTCCGTTGGTCTGCGTTTCTACGGGTTTTCGCTGACCGACAGCGTCACGGCGGCCACGTTTCTGCACGCCATTATCGTCGGGACGGCCCTGCTTTTCAGCCTGGGCGGCTTCCTGCTGGCACCGGTGCTGGCGCTGCGGCACAAGGCCAGCCACATTTCGGTTACGGATGCCTGA
- a CDS encoding M28 family peptidase — MRSQIAALCLLLSGQVAFSQTVTDYARTIQAGDLEKHLRVIAADDMQGRETGTPGQKKAAEYLAKQFQEFGLKAIVPTADGKTSYLQPFNLYRKTWGDFYVKAGGATYSYPKDFIVNGLLSVPTETAFETVFAGYGISAGAYDDYAKLDIKGKAVVVLEGAPKNKKGEPLEGTADFNSPDSWRKKVTLAKDKGAAQIFIVSAQSGDDYKRLVAERSALMGRFNRLTLKPGAEQLSPVGTFLISSDLAANLLNTKTDKFNKAVQKITDSGKTTAGSLKGKVSLKAERKEEAVQTENVMGFLEGTDKKDEVLIVSSHYDHIGVSPDGQVNNGANDDGSGTVSVLEMAQAFAKAKAEGKGPRRSVLFLCVTGEEKGLLGSQYYADMQPIIPLANTVADLNIDMVGRVDDLHLGKSENYIYVIGSDKLSSELHQISENANRANTMMELDYKYNDPGDPERIYYRSDHYNFAKHKIPIIFYFNGLHPDYHRPTDDVDKINFNLAEKSARLVFFTAWEVANRENRPVVDSNKP, encoded by the coding sequence ATGCGTTCTCAAATTGCTGCTCTTTGCCTGCTGCTGTCGGGTCAGGTCGCCTTCAGCCAGACGGTGACCGACTACGCCCGGACCATTCAGGCGGGCGACCTTGAAAAGCACCTCCGCGTTATCGCCGCCGACGACATGCAGGGCCGCGAAACCGGCACGCCGGGCCAGAAAAAAGCGGCGGAATACCTCGCCAAACAGTTTCAGGAGTTTGGTTTGAAAGCCATCGTTCCGACGGCCGACGGCAAAACGTCCTACCTCCAGCCGTTTAACCTTTACCGGAAAACCTGGGGCGATTTTTACGTAAAAGCGGGCGGGGCCACTTATTCATACCCGAAAGACTTCATCGTCAACGGCCTGCTGAGCGTTCCCACCGAAACGGCGTTTGAAACCGTTTTTGCGGGCTACGGCATCAGCGCCGGGGCCTACGACGATTACGCCAAACTGGACATAAAAGGCAAAGCCGTCGTGGTGCTGGAAGGCGCTCCGAAGAACAAAAAAGGGGAGCCGCTGGAAGGAACCGCCGACTTCAACAGTCCGGATAGCTGGCGGAAAAAAGTGACGCTGGCCAAGGACAAAGGCGCGGCCCAGATTTTCATCGTATCGGCTCAGTCGGGCGACGATTACAAACGGCTGGTGGCCGAGCGCAGCGCCCTGATGGGCCGCTTCAACCGCCTGACGCTGAAACCGGGCGCCGAGCAGCTCAGCCCGGTGGGAACGTTCCTGATTTCCTCCGATCTGGCCGCCAACCTTTTGAATACCAAAACCGACAAGTTCAACAAGGCCGTTCAGAAAATCACCGACAGCGGCAAAACAACCGCAGGCTCGCTGAAAGGAAAAGTTAGCCTGAAAGCCGAACGGAAAGAAGAAGCCGTGCAGACCGAAAACGTCATGGGCTTTCTGGAAGGGACGGACAAAAAGGACGAAGTGCTGATCGTTTCGTCGCACTACGACCATATCGGTGTCAGCCCGGACGGGCAGGTGAACAACGGGGCCAACGACGACGGTTCGGGTACGGTGTCTGTCCTGGAAATGGCCCAGGCGTTTGCCAAAGCCAAGGCTGAGGGCAAAGGTCCCCGGCGCTCGGTGCTGTTTCTCTGCGTGACGGGCGAAGAAAAAGGCCTGCTTGGTTCCCAGTATTATGCCGACATGCAGCCGATCATTCCGCTGGCCAACACGGTAGCCGACCTGAACATCGACATGGTGGGCCGCGTAGACGACCTGCACCTGGGCAAATCCGAGAACTACATCTACGTAATTGGCTCCGATAAACTTTCGTCGGAACTGCACCAGATCAGCGAAAACGCCAACCGCGCCAACACGATGATGGAACTGGATTACAAATACAACGATCCGGGTGATCCCGAGCGCATCTACTACCGCTCGGACCACTACAACTTCGCCAAGCACAAAATCCCCATCATTTTCTATTTCAACGGTCTGCACCCCGACTACCACCGCCCGACGGACGACGTGGACAAGATCAACTTCAACCTCGCCGAGAAATCCGCCCGACTGGTGTTCTTCACCGCCTGGGAAGTAGCCAATCGGGAGAACCGTCCGGTTGTGGACAGCAATAAGCCGTAA